The Vespa velutina chromosome 15, iVesVel2.1, whole genome shotgun sequence DNA window AGTTTTaacgaaaagtaaaaattactAGAACCCCTTTGTAATACCTGTCCTAGGGAATTCTCAAAgtcatcgaaataatttctctaAAACGTTAAGATCCCGTACTAAATTGTTGGAAACCAACcggtttgtttgtttgtatgtgtgtgcgtgcgtacgtTCGTAACATTATCGAACTTACCTAACTAGAAACTAAAGAAACTAAAGAACCAGGAGACTTCGTATtctataaattgtatattctTAGTCAGTTGCCAGCGCGCCAGGCAGCCCCAAGAGTCTATCCAATCGCTCAGCTCACGAGCCGGCCTCGTGTGCGCGCGCGACACCCCGGACGGAAAAGGTTCGTTTTCTTCGCCGGTGGCCGCCTCGCAAGCATGCCGAGGCGGGGCTCCTCCGCGTCTTAACGAGAACTCGGCGGTTAAATATCTGTTTAtcgtatttaaagaaaaagaggggatataaggaaaaggaaaaaagaagaaaaggagaaaaaagagaaagagatttaaagagagaaaaggaaagaaagagagagagagaaaacacaaCACGAAAAATAATACTCCTTCTTCGGTTTGGACTATACtcgtgtgtgtacatatatatatatatatatacatatataagtatatatatatatatatatatatacatatttcgagGCGCTTCTCGTAAAAGCCCTCGAGATCATCGTCTCTACGTAAGGAGGACCGGACCCCCGACCTTATTCTCGTTTGCGGTGATCGAACTCGATTTTAActcaaagagaagaaagtctCGCGTGTAAAATAATTCACGATCGTTCGTGTATTAAAGTTTATAATCTACAACGTCGTCGTgttcgttgtcgttgtcgtcgtcatcgtcgtcgtcgtcatcgtcgtcgttgtcgtaagTCGTAAAGTTATAAAGTCGTAAGTCGTAAGTCATCGTTTTCGTTCtcgtcttcgtcatcgtcgtcttcgtcttgatcgttgtcgtcgtcatcaacatcgtcgttgtcgtcgtcgtcgtcgtcgtcgtcgtcgtcgtcgtcgttgtcgttgtcgtcttgattgtcgtcgtcatcatcatagtcattcgtcttcgttttcgtcgtcatcttcgtcgtcagttcgaagagagaaagagagaaaaaggatacgTTGTTGGTCGTGTATACAGTTTGTTAGAAAATGGACACCACACAACCggtgatataataaaagagtGTGCGctttcgataaagaaagatagatagataaaaagagagagtaagagaaaaaaacgaaagagagagagagagagagagagagagagagtgtgtatatatgtaagggAGGAGGGGATCCAACGGAACATCATCCACGAGCGTCGAGGGccaaaaagaacgagagaagagaataagagagagagagagagacagacagaaagagaggagagagagagagagagagagagagaagtctcAGGGAGTGTACTAGAGTATAGATGAGAGCGAAATCGAGGAAAACTCGAGTGTGAACCGCCCAAGGAAATTCTCCTCCTCTCCTGGTGCCGTCCACTACGTTGGCTTTTCTCTgatggaaagagaggaggggaggTCAGGGGCAAGCAAATAAAAGacacagacagagagagaaagagtgagagtgagaaaaagacagacgaataggacagaaagagaaatcatCCTGTGtgaaatttaaaagagaagacaaaaaaaacaaaaaaggaagaaaaatcaatcTCTCAACGTATACTTCTGGATTCCGTATAAAATCCGTCATCCcgatcatcatcgtcatcgtcatcataaTAATCTCAACATCttcataattatcgtcatcTTGTAAGAGGAacgcaagaagaaaaaaagcaaaccgGGAGGGCCATGCCTCCTTCCTTGGCCCTGTGACACGCGCCAAGCCGCGTTCTAccactactagtactactactactactctactactactacctaccaccaccaccactaccaccaccaccaccaccaccatcaccaccaccacagcAGCaatactactactgctgctgctgctgctgctactactactaccaccaccattaccaccaccaccatcaccaccaccaccaccaccacatcaccaccaccaccaccaccaccactactacgaCTACTACTATTTTATTCGCTGGCTGAACCTCCTCCCCGGAAGAGAGCGTACTCTAGAAGCGATTACGCTCCGTGCGCTCGCATCGCGCGTTAACTCGTAAGTTACAAGtaagtgaaaatgaaagagagagagaaagagatatatatatatatatatgtatatatatagatagatgtatagatagatagatagtagataaagagagaaagagagggagagagaatgcgcgaaaaaagaaaattcgctTCCTTCTTGATCTTCTAACTTCATCGTCAACGACTACACGTCCTCCTCGTGGTAcgtcgccgccgccaccgtcgtcgtcgtcatcgtcgtcgtcgtcgtcgtcgttgttgttcaTCGTTGTTGTTCATCGTcgttcatcgtcgtcgtcgtcgtcgtcgtcgtcgtctgcGCAAACTGAATGtggttagagagagagagagagagagagagagaaagagatggagtaAGAGATAGGCCGAGAGCGAGGTCGAAGTTTCACGAGcttagagagagtgagtgagtgcgtgagtgagtgagtgagtgaaagagaaagagagagagagagagagagagagagagagagaaagagagagtaggaaTTTTCGTCCGGGCGGACGCGCGCTCGAGGTGCGCGCGAGAGCCACGTTTGGACACGCggagggagaggaaaagagaccGTTATTTTCAGGCTGCAGCCGGCGGCGGCAACGCGCCGATTTGGTGGTTACGTCGTGTGCGTCGCGTTCGTCTTCTTTACGTACGTATTGgatcgtgatatatatatatatttatgtatatatatatatatatatatatatatatatatatgtgtgttaaacgaggattatatttttattaattatttaacgtttaataatttgttgttAATACGATGACGACAATTATTAGAATACATTTGAATAAGATAGACGGGTTTTATGTGTTCCGACCGAGCATATACAACGGTTACGTATGCTCTTTTTAAAGccggcttctctctctctctctctctctctctctctctctctctctctctctaccagTCTGTtcttctcgctctctctttttttctgtctctctccatTCCTcccgctctctctttctctctctctctctctctctctctctctctctctctctcactctcactcgtGGCTCTTTAAACGGCTATATAGGTgcgagcgcgcgcgcatacTAGGCTCGACCTTCGTGTTATACGTGCGACCATTCGCATGATCGTCGTGCTgctcgcttgcttgcttgctcgttcgttcgttcgttcgttcgttccttcgctTGCTACGTTGTACATTATATtccctgtttctctctctctctctctctctctctctctctctctctctcacttcgtTTCACTAGCAAACCGTATTTATCTTTCCTCTTATGCGCGTGTCGCGTTGCGCGAGCTAGGCGCGAGCTATCGCACCGGGCGTATcgttcctttcctctctctctctctctgtctctctctctctctctctttttctcttccttctcgttttattacattgctatttctattactattactactattactattagcACTTGTATTATTACTACATTATTGCTACTACTTTTACTCCTTTCCCGAGATATAGGAGCTTCTTCCAGTTgggtaagagaaaaagaaacgtttaggATACTtcatcaaagagaaagagagagagagagagagagagagagaaattactACCCGTCCGACGTCTCCATCGTTACGTCGCcgggcctctctctctctctctctctttctctcgtacacAAACGAGACACGACGACGGTTAACAGCTGATCGTCGAAGCCATCCGCCATCTTGGCGCATGCGTGAGATGCATCGACGAAGTTAGAGTGAGACAGACTAATGAAAAGAACGCGCGCGTTTCAGCCACGCacgagataagaaagaaggggaacgatctctctctctctttttctttttctctctctctctctctctctctctctctctgtcgacTGTCGATAGGATCCAACCTATTCCTTACTCTCTTACGTACACTACGTCTGGTTTTGAACGAAGAGAAGGGGAAATGAGCTTCGTGGGgccccttccttcttctttcgtgcTTTCGGTCCGGGGGTCCCTcaacctcctcctcttcttttcttcttcttccttcttcttcttcttcttctttcttcttcttctcctcttcttcttctctttcgaatttCCGTCGTTTGGCGTcgtcgtttcttcttccttccttccttccttcctttcttccttccatccACGCGAACTTCTCCCCGCATGAGCCCGCGCCGGCTGGCCAGCCAATCGATGCTACGGTTACCCACCGCGACGCTCGCTTTATCTTCCAGATAACGGGCCACCAATCGATGAGTACGCGCCGTGCGTTGCTCCCAATCCCATTGGCCGTCCCCCGCGACACAGCGAATGTCGCCGGCAGTGCGGACGCGACTGTCGTCTTGGAATCTTCGacttgttcgtttttttttcctttttcttttctttttcttttcttttctttctttctttttttctcttttttttttttttttttttaatactcctcacgtccttttcttccttccttccttcctcgtcgtcgtagtcttatttatttatttatttatttatttatttatttatttattcgtttaaagtGCCCctctattatcattttcaatttcgttctcatttttattattctttccttctattattattattttccattttatccATTCTGTAATATATCGGATAAATTCGCGTTTCCATTTACctcattttctctatcttttatatatatatatatatatattttttttctttttttttttttgcctatCGCAGAAAACGCGTATATGAATTCTTCGTAGAgaggaagattttttttttgatctggACTGACGGATAGAAtctttccatatttttttttttcaacgttcttagattaattttctatcctattatataaacgattaataacaaatttccCGTATATCGGTTaaaatctcttcttttcttctcttttttttttttttttgctttttctttttctttttcttagaaatGTTGTCATTCTACATATGATCTTTTTCTAGTTTCTTCTAAGCACACTTCGTTTCGTAAGTCACACAACGTTCCTTGAAAACACGTGCCGGCTAGTAGTGTTAgatgagagaaatagaaagagatatatatatatatatatattttcggaACACCCTGTATAAACTACGTGATATTCTTTCTAACCAACGTGCACAACCGTATGTatggtgtgtatatatatatatatgtatacatatatatatatatatatatatatatatatgtacattgaaGATGATAATATTCGTTGGCAATAACGTTGGTATACGAATAAACGTCATTTAGATGTCGTGCCTTCTATgtgagatttttattatcgaataaagtTGAAGGAACGAAAGTTTAGTTTCGATCAAAGgtataaagaaattagaatGTTATtaggaataaatttaatatgatatatacttttatatgatTGCCTTCATATTTTCTCAAATTTCTCaaggaacgaacgatcgttaaGGTATTTTagatttgttatataaatattttaggaataaggtgtatatatatatacatacatatatatatatatatgtacacgttctaacgattcaatgaaattttgtcCGAATGacataatttttcctttttttttctttttttttctttttttttttttttattgtttttttttccttttcttccttttttttttcatttttcttctttcctctttcccccattttcctattttcctattctatcattattaatcATGTTGCTCTCGTGTTGACATTTACTTGTTGCGAATAGAAGAACAAAATGACTTTCGATCAAACGATTACTGAATTTACATTACTGCCTGGCTTTACTTAGTTCTTGTTTATTGTTTTAGGTAttcgtaaataataacgatgccACGAGTAAGAAGACAGGTCGTTCTGGAGGATCCGGCCAGGCCTGTAACGCCGGATATGATGGAAACAAAGTTGTGTAAGTTTCTAATTGAAAATTCAACGTAATACAATttccattttgtttttgttctatgtacttaaatatacatatatttatacgtaacatatatatatatatatatatatatatatatctatacatatatgtacatgcgtatgtatttgcatatatatatatatatatgtgtgtgtgtgtgtgtgtgtgtgtgtgtgtgtatgtatgtatgtacgtttatataaactttaattttttttttcttatttttcttttttttctattttctatgttttattttcttttttttttctattttttttttctatttttttttctattattattattatttttttttatttatttatttatttcttttttttttttttttttttatttttttttcccccatgaACTCTTTAAATATGTTCAGTGAAAACGGAATATTTGGACGATGGTTCATTAGATGAGATACAGTCGCAAAAGGTAGCTGAGGAAACGCCGAGTCCTCATCTGCAGGATCATCAATATGGACAAACTCCTTGCTATCAAGTGTCCAGGAAGCCAACTCAACCACCGCCTAGAACCGAGGTACGTTTAACGATGAAATAATTCACgtgatttttatgttttcaaatctctgtgtgtctgtgtgtgtgtgtgtgtgtgtgtgtgtgtgtgtatagaatgagagaggggATGGCTAGGTGGGTAGGTAGCTGGgggaggtaaaagaaaaataaacaaaaatagaaatgatctCTTTTTATGACATATTGTCATTGCGAAATCTTAACACCTTTTATTTGGGACTTTAACAGATATCGGTACAGGCGGTTAAAAGAAGACTGAATTTGGAGGTTGGTACGACGGGAGCTAGTCATTCTACGTTCAAAGCACCTAGAGGTAAACGTAGAAGATCTGGATCAAATTCTATTGCCGGTCATACGCCTACGAAAAGTacgtaaaattattgattaatacgttgtaatgaatatttatcttttatattatcttattctatcaatatttaaatttgatttttgttttatttatttatttatttatttatttatttttcatttattttttcattcattcatttatttatttatttatttacttatttatttatttatttatttatttatttatttattttttttttgttttccaggTAAAACCGTCGAGAGAACACGTTACGACACATCGTTGAGTTTACTTACGAAAAAGTTCATACACTTGGTCGAAAGTAGTCAAGACGGTGTCGTCGATTTGAACGTAGCGTCTGAAAAGTTGGAGGTACAAAAGCGTCGTATATATGATATCACGAATGTATTAGAAGGCATTGGAATattagagaagaaaagtaaaaacaatataCAATGGAAGTACGTGTCCGACATTTGatttgggaaaaaaaaaaaaaaaaaaaaaaagaaaaaagaaaaaaaagtcaagcCGGGGTGATTATGAAAGTGTTATAAAAAagtcatatatacataaatagatatatattgttttcgaTTTTGAGATGATTTTTCAATGTACTTTTTTGgcttgaattatttcaaaattattacttttatttttctttccccgtAATgacaaacagaaaaaaaagcaaaacaaaaaaaaaaaaaaaaaaaaaaaaaaaaaaagaaagaaagaaaaaaaagtaagtatattcattattaaagaaaaataattcttttgcgttatttaaatattttattaaatagtaatagcgtttattttaataataaagactTGGACGAACTTTCATAATcacctctatatatatatatatatatatatatatatatatttatatttaaaatgatcttattaataataggaATAAGTCAAAACTAAtgatctcgttttttttttctctctctccctttctctctctctcttttttaggGGTGGTCAGCTACCCAACGACAGGAACGATATTGCTACGCTAAGGAAAGAATTAGCGGACTTGGAAGCTAAAGAGAATACCCTAGATCGATTAATACATGGTGCTGATAAAAATCTTAGGGAACTCTG harbors:
- the LOC124954317 gene encoding transcription factor E2F2 isoform X1, whose protein sequence is MPRVRRQVVLEDPARPVTPDMMETKLLKTEYLDDGSLDEIQSQKVAEETPSPHLQDHQYGQTPCYQVSRKPTQPPPRTEISVQAVKRRLNLEVGTTGASHSTFKAPRGKRRRSGSNSIAGHTPTKSKTVERTRYDTSLSLLTKKFIHLVESSQDGVVDLNVASEKLEVQKRRIYDITNVLEGIGILEKKSKNNIQWKGGQLPNDRNDIATLRKELADLEAKENTLDRLIHGADKNLRELCADRQYAYVTYHDLRSVPMYKDQAIMAVKAPPEATLHVPQPINSLGQQKLQMHMRSSHGEIEVFLCPDDPTVKSPTPGYATTPTPTPTPTPTPTPTPTPTPPTTTTTTTRSVPSVKESEVPYLPPELLVNGVTEVRVKQEPNPEVSVLNSCTSMPSTSNEVTTSIAGMRDALLCESDDYGPMGGGKFQLQTEDQIDATDLSILDFGEHLLSLEPPLSESDYSFSLGTEEGLSDLFDYTF
- the LOC124954317 gene encoding transcription factor E2F2 isoform X3, which gives rise to MPRVRRQVVLEDPARPVTPDMMETKLLKTEYLDDGSLDEIQSQKVAEETPSPHLQDHQYGQTPCYQVSRKPTQPPPRTEISVQAVKRRLNLEVGTTGASHSTFKAPRGKRRRSGSNSIAGHTPTKSKTVERTRYDTSLSLLTKKFIHLVESSQDGVVDLNVASEKLEVQKRRIYDITNVLEGIGILEKKSKNNIQWKGGQLPNDRNDIATLRKELADLEAKENTLDRLIHGADKNLRELCADRQYAYVTYHDLRSVPMYKDQAIMAVKAPPEATLHVPQPINSLGQQKLQMHMRSSHGEIEVFLCPDDPTVKSPTPGYATTPTPTPTPTPTPTPTPTPTPPTTTTTTTRSVPSVKESEVPYLPPELLVNGVTEVRVKQEPNPEVSVLNSCTSMPSTSNEVTTSIAGMRDALLCESDDYGPMGGGKFQLQTEDQIDATVHRVSLFCFRFKHSRFWRTPAILGATII